In Mesotoga infera, a genomic segment contains:
- a CDS encoding AAA family ATPase, whose product MDLQRIQKHMEYLNMQYTPELLPDLVAEAQNSEDSSIDLLEKIFSLEVQQRESRRVATALRLSELPKGMNLDNFDFLFQPSVDRAKIDMLSTCEFIKRKENILFFGPPGVGKTHLASALGVRAIESGFSAVYYTVEELLQLLKKRSDIPVTKQRRQGYVKNALLILDELGYQMMDRNETHLFFQFISARYLKGSIIITSNRSVRDWASVFANDDLAVTAMLDRLLHRAHIFTIDGKSFRLKEYTTMLQEGGNSNG is encoded by the coding sequence ATGGATCTGCAGAGAATACAAAAGCACATGGAGTACCTCAATATGCAGTACACCCCTGAGCTGCTCCCTGATTTAGTTGCTGAAGCGCAAAACAGCGAGGACTCATCGATAGACCTGTTGGAGAAGATCTTCTCTCTCGAGGTTCAGCAGCGAGAGAGCCGGCGTGTGGCCACTGCACTCCGCCTTTCGGAGCTCCCGAAGGGAATGAACCTGGACAACTTCGATTTTCTCTTTCAGCCATCGGTCGATCGGGCAAAGATCGATATGCTGAGCACCTGTGAGTTTATCAAACGCAAAGAGAACATTTTGTTCTTCGGCCCTCCGGGAGTGGGTAAAACCCACCTGGCTTCCGCTTTGGGAGTAAGGGCAATTGAATCGGGGTTTAGCGCCGTCTACTACACCGTTGAAGAGCTCCTACAGCTCCTGAAAAAGCGATCCGATATCCCGGTGACAAAACAGCGCCGTCAGGGCTATGTGAAAAACGCTCTCCTCATCCTCGACGAATTGGGTTACCAGATGATGGACCGAAATGAGACACACCTGTTCTTCCAGTTCATATCAGCACGCTATCTCAAAGGCAGCATAATCATCACCAGCAACCGTTCGGTCAGAGATTGGGCTTCGGTCTTCGCAAACGACGATCTTGCCGTCACCGCCATGCTCGACCGACTGCTACACAGGGCTCACATCTTCACCATAGACGGGAAGAGCTTTAGGCTCAAAGAATACACGACCATGTTACAGGAAGGGGGAAATTCAAATGGCTAA